Proteins encoded within one genomic window of Jiangella mangrovi:
- the dxr gene encoding 1-deoxy-D-xylulose-5-phosphate reductoisomerase: MQSVRDVVILGSTGSVGTQAIDVVQRNPERLRVTGLAAGGSDPATLAAQALELGVETVAVAKAGAAEDLLLAFYAAARERGYETGEYRVPKVLAGPDAAAELAATQDADVVLNAITGSIGLAPTLAALDSGRTLALANKESLIAGGTLVRQRAKPGQIVPVDSEHSALAQCLRSGASPEVRKLVLTASGGPFRGRTRAQMTDVTPEQALAHPTWSMGPVVTINSANLVNKGLELIEAHLLFDVPFDAIEVVVHPQSIVHSMVEFIDGSTIAQASPPDMRIPIALALSWPDRLADAAPACDWTKASTWEFEPLDDEAFPAVELARHAGTRGGLAPAVYNAANEECLAAFVAGRLRFPGIVDTIARILDEYGGGDARSVDDVAAAEHWARARARELAGSEEER, encoded by the coding sequence ATGCAGAGCGTCCGCGACGTCGTCATCCTCGGCTCGACCGGATCGGTGGGCACCCAGGCCATCGACGTCGTGCAGCGCAACCCGGAGCGGCTGCGGGTGACGGGCCTGGCGGCGGGCGGTTCCGACCCGGCCACGCTGGCCGCGCAGGCGCTGGAGCTCGGCGTCGAGACGGTCGCCGTCGCGAAGGCGGGCGCCGCCGAGGACCTGCTGCTCGCGTTCTACGCCGCCGCCCGCGAGCGCGGCTACGAGACCGGGGAGTATCGCGTCCCCAAGGTCCTGGCCGGCCCCGACGCCGCCGCCGAGCTCGCCGCCACCCAGGACGCCGACGTCGTGCTCAACGCCATCACCGGCTCCATCGGCCTGGCGCCGACGCTCGCGGCCCTCGACAGCGGCCGGACCCTCGCCCTGGCGAACAAGGAGTCGTTGATCGCCGGCGGCACCCTCGTCAGGCAACGGGCCAAGCCGGGCCAGATCGTCCCCGTCGACAGTGAGCACAGCGCCCTCGCCCAGTGCCTGCGCTCCGGCGCCAGCCCAGAGGTCCGCAAGCTCGTCCTCACCGCCAGTGGCGGCCCGTTCCGCGGCCGCACGCGCGCGCAGATGACCGACGTCACACCGGAGCAGGCGCTGGCCCACCCGACGTGGAGCATGGGCCCGGTCGTCACCATCAACTCCGCCAACCTCGTGAACAAGGGTCTCGAGCTCATCGAGGCGCACCTGCTGTTCGACGTCCCGTTCGACGCCATCGAGGTCGTGGTGCACCCGCAGTCGATCGTCCACTCCATGGTCGAGTTCATCGACGGGTCGACGATCGCGCAGGCCAGCCCGCCGGACATGCGCATCCCCATCGCCCTGGCGCTGTCCTGGCCGGACCGCCTGGCCGACGCCGCACCGGCCTGCGACTGGACCAAGGCGTCCACCTGGGAGTTCGAGCCGCTCGACGACGAGGCCTTTCCCGCCGTCGAGCTGGCGCGGCACGCCGGCACCCGCGGCGGCCTCGCGCCCGCCGTCTACAACGCGGCCAACGAGGAGTGCCTGGCCGCGTTCGTCGCGGGTCGCCTGCGGTTTCCGGGCATCGTGGACACCATCGCCCGTATCCTTGACGAGTACGGTGGTGGTGACGCACGGAGCGTCGACGACGTGGCGGCCGCCGAGCACTGGGCGCGCGCCCGGGCCCGCGAGCTCGCCGGATCGGAAGAGGAACGCTGA
- a CDS encoding ABC transporter substrate-binding protein translates to MATSVSRARRFAAGVAAAGLALSGLAAAGTTAATAATDDSGDSGDDEPTSLTIAVAQEVDSLSPFIAVRLLTTNMGRWMYDFLTNYDPETGETIPALAEDWETSEDGLTWTYFIREDATWTDGEPVTAEDVAWTFNTMMTDPAAAEANGNFVENFASVTATDEHTVEIVLDEPQVTMLALDVPILPEHIWSQVSDFGAFNNDTEFPIVGSGPFVLTEYEPNVSITLEANPDYWRGAPKFDQLVLRYIDDPDAQVEALRSGEVDFVFGLTPAQYETLQNEENITVSAAQGKRFQAITLNPGARLQDGTPFGDGHPALQDPVVREALVRTIDRDAIYEVAYGGLGEANGGYIPSRYDTYHWEPSEDETIGFDIDEANRLLDEAGYAPGDDGVRVGPDGRPLSFRFNVHGDNPQYIQAAEMMAEWAGEAGMELLVEPVSEVGSLLDEGTYDILTTGWNVNPDPNYVLSINLCSGLPTELGGPYLSDAYYCNESYDQLYAEQLSELDVDTRAGIVKDMQKTLYDDNVFVVWGYADQLEAYRSDVIASMTPQPDPGGNYYGQDGYWSWWSAVPAGEEDSAGSGGSGDDGGSDDDGSNTGLIVGIVAAVVVVLLLAFLLLRRRGATADDRE, encoded by the coding sequence ATGGCGACATCCGTTTCCCGCGCCCGGCGGTTCGCCGCCGGTGTGGCCGCGGCCGGGCTGGCCCTGTCCGGGCTCGCCGCCGCCGGCACGACGGCCGCGACCGCGGCCACAGACGACTCCGGCGACTCCGGCGACGACGAGCCGACGTCGCTCACCATCGCGGTGGCACAGGAGGTCGACTCGCTGAGCCCGTTCATCGCGGTCCGGCTGCTGACCACCAACATGGGCCGCTGGATGTACGACTTCCTCACCAACTACGACCCCGAGACCGGTGAGACGATCCCGGCGCTCGCGGAGGACTGGGAGACGTCCGAGGACGGCCTCACCTGGACCTACTTCATCCGCGAGGACGCCACCTGGACCGACGGCGAGCCCGTCACCGCCGAGGACGTCGCCTGGACGTTCAACACGATGATGACCGACCCGGCCGCCGCCGAGGCCAACGGCAACTTCGTGGAGAACTTCGCCTCGGTCACGGCCACGGACGAGCACACCGTCGAGATCGTCCTCGACGAGCCGCAGGTCACCATGCTCGCGCTGGACGTGCCGATCCTGCCGGAGCACATCTGGTCGCAGGTGAGCGACTTCGGCGCGTTCAACAACGACACCGAGTTCCCCATCGTCGGCAGCGGGCCGTTCGTCCTCACCGAGTACGAGCCCAACGTGTCGATCACGCTCGAGGCGAACCCGGACTACTGGCGCGGCGCGCCGAAGTTCGACCAGCTGGTCCTGCGCTACATCGACGACCCCGACGCGCAGGTCGAGGCGCTGCGCAGCGGTGAGGTCGACTTCGTCTTCGGCCTGACGCCGGCGCAGTACGAGACGCTGCAGAACGAGGAGAACATCACCGTCAGCGCCGCCCAGGGCAAGCGGTTCCAGGCCATCACGCTGAACCCGGGCGCGCGGCTGCAGGACGGCACCCCGTTCGGCGACGGCCACCCGGCGCTGCAGGACCCCGTCGTCCGCGAGGCGCTCGTGCGCACCATCGACCGCGACGCCATCTACGAGGTCGCCTACGGCGGCCTGGGCGAGGCCAACGGCGGCTACATCCCGTCGCGCTACGACACCTACCACTGGGAGCCGTCGGAGGACGAGACGATCGGGTTCGACATCGACGAGGCCAACCGGCTGCTCGACGAGGCCGGCTACGCGCCCGGTGACGACGGCGTCCGCGTCGGCCCCGACGGGCGGCCGCTCTCGTTCCGGTTCAACGTGCACGGCGACAACCCGCAGTACATCCAGGCCGCCGAGATGATGGCCGAGTGGGCCGGCGAGGCCGGCATGGAGCTGCTGGTCGAGCCGGTGTCCGAGGTCGGCTCGCTGCTCGACGAGGGCACCTACGACATCCTCACCACCGGCTGGAACGTCAACCCGGACCCGAACTACGTCCTGTCGATCAACCTGTGCAGCGGGCTGCCGACGGAGCTCGGCGGGCCGTACCTGTCCGACGCGTACTACTGCAACGAGTCCTACGACCAGCTCTACGCCGAGCAGCTCTCCGAGCTCGACGTCGACACCCGCGCCGGCATCGTCAAGGACATGCAGAAGACGCTCTACGACGACAACGTCTTCGTCGTGTGGGGCTACGCCGACCAGCTCGAGGCCTACCGCAGCGACGTCATCGCGTCGATGACGCCGCAGCCGGACCCGGGCGGCAACTACTACGGCCAGGACGGCTACTGGAGCTGGTGGTCCGCGGTCCCGGCCGGCGAGGAGGACTCCGCGGGCAGCGGCGGCTCCGGCGACGACGGCGGCAGCGACGACGACGGGTCGAACACCGGCCTGATCGTCGGCATCGTCGCCGCGGTGGTCGTGGTCCTGCTGCTGGCCTTCCTGCTGCTCCGGCGCCGCGGCGCGACCGCGGACGACCGCGAGTAG